CAGCCTTTGGACTGACACCTACAAGCTCAAAACCTGGCTGCAGGTTGAGATTGCCGTCTGTGAAGCCCAAGCAGAGCTTGGCTACATTCCAGCCGATGCAGTTGAAACGATCAAGGCGAAGGCCAACTTCGATCCGGCCCGAGTGCTCGAGATCGAGAAGGAAGTCCGTCACGACGTTATTGCTTTCCTGACCAACGTTAATGAATACGTTGGTGATGCAGGTCGCTACATCCACCTCGGCATGACCAGCTCGGATGTGCTGGATACAGGCCTAGCCCTGCAAATGGTGGCCAGTGTCGATCTGCTCTTGGCAGAAACCGAGAATTTAATTCAAGCAATTCGCTGGCAAGCCCAGCAGCATCGCGAAACCGTGATGATTGGCCGCTCCCACGGCATTCACGCTGAGCCGATCACCTTCGGCTTCAAGCTGGCGGGTTGGCTGGCAGAAATGCTGCGTAACCGCGATCGCTTGGTGCAAGCCCGCCAGTCCGTGGCAGTGGGCAAAATTTCGGGTGCTGTCGGCACCTATGCCAACATCGAGCCGCGCGTCGAAGCCCTGACCTGCCAAAAGCTGGGTCTGGAACCGGATACAGCCTCGACTCAGGTGATCAGCCGCGATCGCCATGCGGAATATGTCCAAGTCCTTGCCCTAGTTGCAGCGTCTCTTGAGCGCTTCTCCGTCGAGATCCGCAACCTACAGCGATCGGACGTACTGGAGGTTGAAGAATTTTTCGCCAAGGGTCAGAAAGGCTCCTCGGCAATGCCCCACAAGCGCAACCCGATTCGTTCAGAGCGGGTCAGCGGTTTGGCGCGGGTGGTTCGCGGCTATGCCGTGGCCGCGCTGGAAAACGTGGCACTCTGGCACGAGCGGGATATCTCCCACAGTTCTGTGGAGCGGATGATGCTGCCTGACTGCTCGGCTACCCTCCATTTCATGCTGGTGGAAATGACCGAGCTGGTGAAAACCCTGCAGGTCTATCCCGAAAACATGACCCGCAACCTCAATCGCTATGGCGGGGTGGTCTTCAGCCAGCGCGTGTTGTTGGCTTTGGTAGATAAAGGGCTGAGCCGCGAAGAAGCCTATCGGATTGTCCAAAGCAACGCCCACAGCGCTTGGAATCGGGAAGGTGGCGATTTCCGCGCCCTGATTGAAGCAGATCCGACCGTTCAGGCTCACCTCAGCGCTGCCGAGATTGAAGACTGCTTCGCAGCTCAACATCATCTCCGCCACTTGGATGATGTCTATCAGCGCCTCAATATTTAGCGCTGATTAACACTCCAACTTCAGCAAGGCACAGGGCCACCTCCAGATGTTCTCCAACATGGTTTTAAAGTTGGCAGCAGCACTGAGTGGTCTTGTGCTGATTTTGTTTGTGGGCTTTCACTTAGCCACCAACCTCTTGCTGTGGCGGGGAGCCGATGCCCTCGATCGCGCGGCGATCGCACTCCACAACCAGCTCTGGCTCCCTGTAGCTGAAGTCATTGTGCTGGGGGCGATCGCCGTTCATTTTTTGACCGTGCTGATGCTGGCTTGGCGCAATCGGCAAGCGCGCGGCACTCAAGCCTATGCGCAATGGCAGAGTAAGCAAACTAGCTGGCTGCAGTGGGCTGCCACCTCTACGGTTTTTAGTGGGTCAGGGTTGGCGCTCTTTCTGATGCTTCATCTCCGCCACTTTCGCTGGACACCCCATGATCCAGGCGATACTGCTGCACTTGTCATCCAGACGTTGCACAAGCCGATGCTCGCGATTGCTTACGGTTTGGGCGCAACTTTTTTGGCACTGCACCTCAGTCATGGTCTCCGCAGCTTAGTCCGGAGCTTGGGGTTGTTCTACCCGAAGTGGGCAGGGGTGGGGCAACGCTTGGCCATTGCGATCGCGATCGGGCTGGGACTCGGCTTTAGCAGTCTCAGTGTTTTGGCGATTGGACTACCGTGAGCGGCCTTCCATCCAATCGCGCTAGCCCTACAACTGCTCTGCGTGGAAGTGGAGGTGATCGTCGATGAAGCTGGCGATGAAAAAGTAGCTGTGGTTATAGCCCGGTTGGTAGCGCAGGGTGAGTGCTTTACCTGCTGCTTGAGCAGCTTGCTCTAGGTTCTGCGGCAATAGTTGACCTGCCAGAAACTCATCAGCTTCGCCCTGGTCGACGAGGATGGGTCGATCCCAAGCACTGGTTTTCAGGCATTCGCAGGCATCGTAGGTCAGCCATGTTCTGCGATCGCTCCCCAAATAGGTCGTCAGGGCTTTTTCACCCCAAGGACATTGGCTGGGTACAGCGATCGGCGCAAACGCTGACACCGATCGATAGCGATCGGGATTGTTCAGCGCCAGAGTTAACGCACCGTGACCGCCCATTGAATGACCAAAAATACCTGCGCGATCGCCATTAATCGCGGGAAACTCAGCAGCGATCAAAGCGGGCAACTCATCACGAACGTAGGTCGCCATTTGGTAGTGCGATCGCCAAGGATCTTGGGTCGCATCGACATAAAAGCCCGCGCCTTGACCAAGATCCCAGCCTGCATCATCAGCCACATCCGATCCCCGTGGACTGGTATCCGGTGCCACGATCGCTAATCCTAGTTCCGCCGCACCGCGCTGTGATCCTGCTTTGGTAACGAAGTTTTCATCCGTGCAGGTCAAGCCCGAAAGCCAGTAGAGTACCGGCACTGAACCCTGCTCAGCCTGCGGTGGCAGGTAGACCGAGAATGTCGTCTCACTGTTGAGCGCCGTTGATTGAACACGGTAGCGCTGCTGCCAGCCGCCAAAGCTACGGTGCGAAGAAAGCAGTTCCATGGCGTCTAAAAGGTGATGACGGTGCGGATCACTTTGCCAGCGTGCATATCCTCGAAGGCTTCGTTGATTTCCTCGAGGGGGCGCGTTTCGGTGACGAACTCATCGACCTTGATTTGACCGTTGAGGTACTGATCGACATAACCCGGTAGTTGGCTGCGACCTTTGACGCCGCCGAAGGCACTGCCGCGCCACACCCGTCCAGTCACCAGTTGGAAGGGACGCGTCGAAATTTCTTGACCTGCACCGGCCACCCCGATGATCGTTGATTCGCCCCAGCCTTTGTGGCAGCTTTCCAACGCAGCGCGCATCGTGTTGACGTTGCCGATCGCCTCGAAGCTGTAGTCGACGCCGCCATCCGTCAGCTCAACAATCACCTCTTGAATCGGTCGATCGTAGTCTTTGGGATTAATGAAGTCAGTCGCACCCAACTGCTTGGCAAACTCCGCTTTGTCAGGGTTGATATCGATCGCCAGAATCCGACTTGCTTTGGCCAGCACTGCCCCCTGGATGACGCTGAGGCCGACACCACCCAGCCCAAAGACAGCGACGGTCGATCCTGGCTCGACTTTAGCGGTGTTCAGAACCGCGCCGAGGCCAGTGGTGATGCCGCAGCCCAGTAAGCAGACTTTGTCGAGGGGGGCTGCCGGATTGATTTTTGCGATCGCGATCTCGGGCAGCACCGTGTACTCCGAGAAAGTCGACGTGCCCATGAAGTGATAAATCGGCTGGCCATTGAGGCTAAACCGGCTGCTGCCGTCTGGCATTAAGCCTTTGCCTTGGGTTGCACGAATTGCTTGGCAAAGATTGGTTTTGCCCGATTTGCAGAATTTGCACTCGCCACATTCCGGCGTGTAGAGCGGAATGACGTGATCACCCACGGCGACGGAAGTGACGCCCTCACCGACTTCAACGACCACTCCTGCGCCTTCATGACCGAGGATGCAGGGAAAAATTCCTTCAGGATCCGCGCCGCTCAGCGTAAAGGCATCGGTGTGGCAAACGCCTGTTGCCACTAACTTGACCATGACTTCGCCAGCTTGCGGTGCCTGGACATCAACCTCTTCAATCGTCAGCGGTTGACCCGCAGCCCAAGCAATCGCAGCGCGTGATTTCATCCGTTCAGTTCTCAGCAGAGACCACTACTACTATCGCCCGAAGTGCTGGCGGGAACATCACAGCAGGTCGCCGTACTCCTGTAGCAAAGCGATCGCGTCTGCGCACTGTTGTCGAGATGCGTGGCCGTCGTTGAGTTACTGCTGTCCGATCGCCACAAGGGTCAGGATTCAGAAGTAGTTCTAGGCAGAGTCGCAGAGTCCGGATCGGCTATTTGGGATGACGGGAGGGTGAGTGGTCTATCCTCACGCGATCGCAATTAAAAGCGTGAACCCGGCTGTTGCAGAAAAGCCAGCTCTTCTGGAGTAGAAGGGCGGTCTAGGATTGCGTTGCGATGCGGAAAACGGCCGAACCGCACAATAATCTCGCGGTGTTGATGGGCATAGTCGATCGCACCTGTATGGATTGGGTCATCGCCCAGTGCTTCAAACAAAGCAACTGCCCGATCTTGATCAGCGAGATTTTCGCTGTGTTCTAGCGGCAAGTAGACAAACCAACGCTGTACTGGTATCAGTTGCTGATCCCAGCCTTTGGCTAGACAGTGGTTGGCGATCGCTAGTGCTAATTCATCAGTGGCAAAGGCTTCAGGGCGATCGCGGAAACAGTTGCGTGGCACTTGATCAAATAAGAGCAGCAATGCCAGTGCCTGTTGCGGTGTGGCGATCGCCTCTAAATCAATTCCCTCTGCGAGGACTTGCTCGTATAGCCCCAAGAAGCGATCGCGCATCTCGGCATCAAAGGCCTCGGACTTCTGGAACCACGGCGATCGTGGTTGCCCATAGTCTGAATCGGTGGGCTGGCCGAACCAAAAATCGAGGAGTGCTTGTGCAGCGTCAGCAGTGATCATCAGCGGCGGGCTTGAATCAGTCCCTCCTGTTGTAAGTGGTCGAGCAGTCCGCTGCAGGCATCGAGCAGCAGATTAATTACATAACGAAATCCTTCAGGTCCACCGTAGTAGGGATCAGGAACCTCACGATCGCTAAATTCGCGGCAGAACTCGCACATGCGCCGCACTTTGTGGCGATACTCACCCGCGCGATCGAGGGCCAAAATATCTTCGTAGTTCTCGTCATCCATCGCCAAAATCAGGTCAAACTGCTCAAAATCCGTGCGATGAAACTGGCGGGCTTTGCCCTGCATCGCGATGCCTTGCTCCCGAGCAGCAGCCGTCATACGGCGATCGGGCGGATTGCCGACGTGATAACTGGCAGTGCCAGCAGAGTCGCAGCGCACGACGCGATCGAGTCCTGCTTCGGTCAGCAAGTGATTCATGATGTTTTCTGCCGACGGCGATCGGCAGATGTTGCCCAAGCAAACGAACAGCACTTTGACAGTCATTGCAAACTCTCTCTGCGATCGCGACCAACCTAAACAGCAAAAGCGGGGAGACCTTGCGATCGCCCCGCCATCCTTCACTCCAGTCAGGGACTAGAGGCCGGGGATGCCCAAACCAGCCGTCAACTCTTCCATCTTTTCTTTCATGGCGGCAGTGGATTTTTGGTAGGCGTCTTTCATCGCCGTTGCCACCAGCTCAGAAAGCACTTCCGCGCCTTCATTCAGAGCCTCAGGAGCAATTTCAGCCCGCAGCGGTTCTTGGTTGCCGCTGACCCAAACCTTGACCAATCCACCTTGGGCTTGGCCTTCGATTTCCATGTTGTTGAGGTCTTCTTGAACTTGTTTGGCCCCTTCTTGCACTTGCTGCGCTTTTTTGAAGGCATCAGCAAGCTCTTTCATTTTTCCGAGGCTGAAGCCGAACCCTTTTCCCGCCATAGTGCGTGTTGATCTCCGAAATTGTGTTGGGCTGCCAAGACCCAACTTTACCACCGCCCTTGATCCCCGCCACGCTGCTCAGTCTGACCCTGCGGTGACATGCCCCAATGCCATACTCAAGTTGGCGGTTGACCCGGGCAGACGAGGTTTTGGAAGTCACATTGATAGATCGTGGGTTTCTGCCAGCTCAGAGGAATTTCCAGCAGATCCCGTGCGCCAGTGACTCCTTGACCCAAAAACAGGGCAGCAGCGGCAATATTCAGCACGATATGCAAAATCCGCCAGCGAGGAAAGCGTTGAATTTCAGGCAAGGTTGCGAGAGCAAAGATCATCAACAGCACCAGAATGATGCCGTAGTAGTAGTGCGAAACCAACGCTTCATAGTCCCGTTTGAAGACTTCAGGTTGTTGCCCTAAAGCGACGACCCCAAAACCGGTGAGGATGGCAAATAAAGCGCGGGGGAGACGAAGATCGCGCGGTGTTTTGGGGCGGATCAAAAAGAGGGTCGCGATCGCCACCAAAGAGCCGACCCAAGCGAGAATCAGTGCCACCAGTCGCGCTGTGCCACCTGTAAATTCGGCAGCACCGACTTCTACAAACTTCGAAAAAATTGGATAGCCAATGCCAAGGAGCGAGACAATAACGACGCCTGTTGTCAGCCAGCGACCTGCTTGACTATGCTCTTGCCCAACGCTGACAGGAATTTTCGATTTCGCATCCGATGGGCTGAGTCGGCGCTGACGTGTCAGCCAGGCCTGCCGCAACACCACCCCCAGAATCGGATAAATCACAACGACAGCGATCGCAGGGTGGAGTATCGCCCACCAATCTAAAAATTTCATGAGTTAATGCCCAGAGCATCCCATGGAGCGGATAATAACCGTCCCATCACGTTAATGTGGGCACATTAACGCCGAAAGATTAAGAGAAAATGACAAGGCCAATCAGCAGGCAACCGTCCCTGCCCCCGCTGGCCGCTCTTTGGCACTGGCTTCTCCAAAACCGACAGATCCCTACCTTCTTTGCGCTTGGGGTACTGCTGTCGCTGCTCACCCTACAAGTCGCTTGGGTACTGGGTGAACCACGGATCAATCAGTTTTTTCAAACTCTCGATCGCTGGCAGCAGCGTCCTCCTGCTTGGTTGCAAACGCCAATGGAAGGGCTCTGGGCTTGGAGTTGGCCCTGTTTACTCTTAGTTCTCCTCTGGGTCATTACCCGCCTTTGGAAGCGGCCGAGTTTTTGGCCCCGGCTCGTTGTGGTCGGTATTCTGGCGCTACTGACGGTGCGCTACCTGCTGTGGCGATCGCTGTCGACGCTCAACGTCTCGACGCCCTTGAATGGCAGTTTGAGCTTAATGCTCTACGGCATGGAACTGCTGTTGCTGGTTACTGGTCTCATCCAGCTGCTGCTTAGTGTGGCTGCCCGCGATCGCCAAGCGCAAGCCGATCAGTATGCAGTAGTGGTTCAGCAAGGGCACTATCAACCCCATGTCGATATCTTGGTGCCCACCTACAACGAGCCGGTTAGCTTGCTGCGGCGGACCCTCGTGGGTTGTTTGGCGCTGAATTACCCAGCCAAGACAGTCTATGTACTAGACGATGGCGATCGGCCCGAAGTAGCGGCTCTTGCGCGGCAATTAGGCTGTCGCTATCAGACGCGCTGCGATCGCGAGGGTGCGAAAGCCGGCAATCTCAACGCTGCCTTACCGAATTGCCAAGGCGAACTGATCGCAGTGTTTGATTCGGACTTCATTCCCCAAAAGACTTTTCTGGTGAGAACTGTCGGATTCTTTCAAGACCCACGCGTTGGGTTGGTGCAAACACCTCAAAGTTTTTATAACCCTGACCCGATCGCCTACAACCTCGATTTGGCAGCAGAGATTCCGCCTGAAGATGAAATCTTTTATCGGCATGTTCAGCCAATGCGGGATGGTGTCGGCAGTGTCGTCTGCGTTGGGACATCTTTTGTGGTGCGGAGACAAGCCCTCGAAGCAATCGGTGGCTTTGTCACTGAGTCCCTCTCGGAAGACTATTTCACCGGTATCCGTATCGCAGCATCGGGCTACCAGCTGATTTATCTCAATGAAAAGCTCAGTCAGGGTCTGGCTCCCGAAAGCTTAGCGGCCTACGCCAAACAGCGCCTGCGTTGGGCGCGCGGCACTCTGCAGGCATTTTTCATCCAAGCCAACCCGCTGACCATTGCTGGTTTGAACCCGCTCCAGCGGCTCGGGCATTTAGAAGGACTTCTGCATTGGTTCTCCAGCCTGCCGCGCATCCTGTTTCTGGTAATGCCGCTGGGGTATGGCATTGGGATCATGCCGGTGAAGGCCACGGGGCCGGAACTGCTCTACTTTTTACTCCCCATCTATCTCGGACATCTGACGGTCTTCAACTGGTTGAACCGGCGATCGCGATCGGCTCTACTCTCTGAAATTTATTCCCTCGTCTTAGCGGTACCACTGGCAGTCACTAGCTTGCAGGCGCTCATCCAGCCTTTTCGGTGTCAGTTTTCTGTGACACCTAAGGGATTGCGTCAGGATCGTTTCTTCTTTAATTGGGCTTTAGCTTGGCCCTTGCTAATTCTGTTCGCGGCTACTTGGGTCAGTGTAGGGCTGAATTTGCGGCAATTTTGGCTGCTGAGTCAGCAGGCTGATGGCGCCCAGATGCGGGGCTTGGGGCTCGGTCTCTGGTGGGCGGGCTACAACTTGGTTTTGCTGGCCGTTGCTCTGCTAGCCCTTTGGGATGCTCCACGCGATGGTCGCGAAGCGATGATTACTCACCCTCTAACTTTGGATCTGCAAACCGATTCAGGGGAGGTGCTGACGGTGCGCAGTCAAGCACAAAGTGAGGCAGTCATTCGCCTTGAGAGCAAGCTGGTTCTACCCGAAGGATCTCTAACCTTGACTCGCTTGGGGAATCAGATGTTCTCCGTTCCGATTCAGCGCTGCGATCGCGATGCCCAAGGGACTTGGCTGTGGCTCACCCCTCAGACTGCTGATCAAAACCGGCTGATTGAAGCCATCTACTGTCATGCAACTGAGTATCGTCGCTGGGAAAGTCCGGGTG
The sequence above is a segment of the Synechococcus elongatus PCC 11801 genome. Coding sequences within it:
- a CDS encoding YbaB/EbfC family nucleoid-associated protein; the encoded protein is MAGKGFGFSLGKMKELADAFKKAQQVQEGAKQVQEDLNNMEIEGQAQGGLVKVWVSGNQEPLRAEIAPEALNEGAEVLSELVATAMKDAYQKSTAAMKEKMEELTAGLGIPGL
- the fghA gene encoding S-formylglutathione hydrolase, which gives rise to MELLSSHRSFGGWQQRYRVQSTALNSETTFSVYLPPQAEQGSVPVLYWLSGLTCTDENFVTKAGSQRGAAELGLAIVAPDTSPRGSDVADDAGWDLGQGAGFYVDATQDPWRSHYQMATYVRDELPALIAAEFPAINGDRAGIFGHSMGGHGALTLALNNPDRYRSVSAFAPIAVPSQCPWGEKALTTYLGSDRRTWLTYDACECLKTSAWDRPILVDQGEADEFLAGQLLPQNLEQAAQAAGKALTLRYQPGYNHSYFFIASFIDDHLHFHAEQL
- a CDS encoding DUF924 family protein; translated protein: MITADAAQALLDFWFGQPTDSDYGQPRSPWFQKSEAFDAEMRDRFLGLYEQVLAEGIDLEAIATPQQALALLLLFDQVPRNCFRDRPEAFATDELALAIANHCLAKGWDQQLIPVQRWFVYLPLEHSENLADQDRAVALFEALGDDPIHTGAIDYAHQHREIIVRFGRFPHRNAILDRPSTPEELAFLQQPGSRF
- a CDS encoding glycosyltransferase family 2 protein; translation: MTRPISRQPSLPPLAALWHWLLQNRQIPTFFALGVLLSLLTLQVAWVLGEPRINQFFQTLDRWQQRPPAWLQTPMEGLWAWSWPCLLLVLLWVITRLWKRPSFWPRLVVVGILALLTVRYLLWRSLSTLNVSTPLNGSLSLMLYGMELLLLVTGLIQLLLSVAARDRQAQADQYAVVVQQGHYQPHVDILVPTYNEPVSLLRRTLVGCLALNYPAKTVYVLDDGDRPEVAALARQLGCRYQTRCDREGAKAGNLNAALPNCQGELIAVFDSDFIPQKTFLVRTVGFFQDPRVGLVQTPQSFYNPDPIAYNLDLAAEIPPEDEIFYRHVQPMRDGVGSVVCVGTSFVVRRQALEAIGGFVTESLSEDYFTGIRIAASGYQLIYLNEKLSQGLAPESLAAYAKQRLRWARGTLQAFFIQANPLTIAGLNPLQRLGHLEGLLHWFSSLPRILFLVMPLGYGIGIMPVKATGPELLYFLLPIYLGHLTVFNWLNRRSRSALLSEIYSLVLAVPLAVTSLQALIQPFRCQFSVTPKGLRQDRFFFNWALAWPLLILFAATWVSVGLNLRQFWLLSQQADGAQMRGLGLGLWWAGYNLVLLAVALLALWDAPRDGREAMITHPLTLDLQTDSGEVLTVRSQAQSEAVIRLESKLVLPEGSLTLTRLGNQMFSVPIQRCDRDAQGTWLWLTPQTADQNRLIEAIYCHATEYRRWESPGERRSLFLILKTLLWPPILRSRQRPAQLGRLLVEAPQRF
- the purB gene encoding adenylosuccinate lyase, giving the protein MIERYTLPAMGSLWTDTYKLKTWLQVEIAVCEAQAELGYIPADAVETIKAKANFDPARVLEIEKEVRHDVIAFLTNVNEYVGDAGRYIHLGMTSSDVLDTGLALQMVASVDLLLAETENLIQAIRWQAQQHRETVMIGRSHGIHAEPITFGFKLAGWLAEMLRNRDRLVQARQSVAVGKISGAVGTYANIEPRVEALTCQKLGLEPDTASTQVISRDRHAEYVQVLALVAASLERFSVEIRNLQRSDVLEVEEFFAKGQKGSSAMPHKRNPIRSERVSGLARVVRGYAVAALENVALWHERDISHSSVERMMLPDCSATLHFMLVEMTELVKTLQVYPENMTRNLNRYGGVVFSQRVLLALVDKGLSREEAYRIVQSNAHSAWNREGGDFRALIEADPTVQAHLSAAEIEDCFAAQHHLRHLDDVYQRLNI
- a CDS encoding DUF4079 domain-containing protein, which gives rise to MKFLDWWAILHPAIAVVVIYPILGVVLRQAWLTRQRRLSPSDAKSKIPVSVGQEHSQAGRWLTTGVVIVSLLGIGYPIFSKFVEVGAAEFTGGTARLVALILAWVGSLVAIATLFLIRPKTPRDLRLPRALFAILTGFGVVALGQQPEVFKRDYEALVSHYYYGIILVLLMIFALATLPEIQRFPRWRILHIVLNIAAAALFLGQGVTGARDLLEIPLSWQKPTIYQCDFQNLVCPGQPPT
- a CDS encoding S-(hydroxymethyl)glutathione dehydrogenase/class III alcohol dehydrogenase — encoded protein: MKSRAAIAWAAGQPLTIEEVDVQAPQAGEVMVKLVATGVCHTDAFTLSGADPEGIFPCILGHEGAGVVVEVGEGVTSVAVGDHVIPLYTPECGECKFCKSGKTNLCQAIRATQGKGLMPDGSSRFSLNGQPIYHFMGTSTFSEYTVLPEIAIAKINPAAPLDKVCLLGCGITTGLGAVLNTAKVEPGSTVAVFGLGGVGLSVIQGAVLAKASRILAIDINPDKAEFAKQLGATDFINPKDYDRPIQEVIVELTDGGVDYSFEAIGNVNTMRAALESCHKGWGESTIIGVAGAGQEISTRPFQLVTGRVWRGSAFGGVKGRSQLPGYVDQYLNGQIKVDEFVTETRPLEEINEAFEDMHAGKVIRTVITF
- a CDS encoding succinate dehydrogenase cytochrome b subunit; this encodes MVLKLAAALSGLVLILFVGFHLATNLLLWRGADALDRAAIALHNQLWLPVAEVIVLGAIAVHFLTVLMLAWRNRQARGTQAYAQWQSKQTSWLQWAATSTVFSGSGLALFLMLHLRHFRWTPHDPGDTAALVIQTLHKPMLAIAYGLGATFLALHLSHGLRSLVRSLGLFYPKWAGVGQRLAIAIAIGLGLGFSSLSVLAIGLP
- a CDS encoding low molecular weight protein-tyrosine-phosphatase; protein product: MTVKVLFVCLGNICRSPSAENIMNHLLTEAGLDRVVRCDSAGTASYHVGNPPDRRMTAAAREQGIAMQGKARQFHRTDFEQFDLILAMDDENYEDILALDRAGEYRHKVRRMCEFCREFSDREVPDPYYGGPEGFRYVINLLLDACSGLLDHLQQEGLIQARR